CAGAAATCACAGTGAATATATTTATAGACTCCAGTGTAATCCCGCTTTACACGGAAATGGATGTGTATGGGAAATATAATCCATAATTCCACAAAGCATTATAGAATGTTCTACCATCTAGGGCTCGGATTGATTATGAAATCATAGCCCTTTCTGAAAAAATTCTGGTATTTTTTTTCGCAGATTAGAGTTCTATTTCAAGAACTCAACTGGTCAAGTAATGATGATAAATAAGTAATCTGTTGTTCCAGTTCAGTTTTTGATGTGTATATAAACCCTTTGGGTCTGTTTTAAACTCCTTGCTTAGTTTCTTTTCTCTTCACTCATTTTAACCCTTAAATCTCATTATTCTGAGCTCTTCCTCTGTTCTCCTTATCTCCAGCCCAGACTTCCTCACTATTTCTCTCTGTATGTCCTTATACCCTCCCTGCTCCATCTTTCCGTGCACTTTTTTCCCACACAACTCCCTTTGTCTCCCTATCTCGTTCAGTCCCTGATTACTGTTTTGATTCCCGCTGCCCTGTTGAGTTGGAGTTTTCCTGTTTTTCTGTCTGCAGCGTGCTAGATTGTGTAACTGTCGGTGTAGTAAAGTGTGTGACCTGTGTGAGctcacaaatgtaaacaaaagaaCCAGAAGCTTGTTGCCTGGTGTTACTTAATTAGTGGAGTGTTTGCATTCACCTTCTTCAGCAGCTCACTGTTGCCATCTGCAGAACGCTTACAGTACTTgatgaacattttcatttcattcagtgcctatattgttttcagtttattatttcaCAAGTACTTTTTTGTGACTAAAGTTCATCATTATCATAATGATCACATTATGCTACTATACAAAAAGCTAGCATATCAGCAGGCAATTAACATCCATTTAAAAGTGAAAGAGAAAGGGAGGAGGGGGAAATCAGACATTTGTGAGGGAAGGACTGAGAAAGATAGGACCGGGGGATGGGTGATGGGTTAGaggtcagaaagaaagaaagaagtgttTCTCTAAAAAATTAGCCTGAATGAAGAGGCCCAGGtttataatgtgattttaaacagagaggagaaagaaagagggtGGAGACGATGGAGGAAAAGGGAGATGGGAGACAGAaagatatattcatatatatatataagatatataaagaTCAGGGTGGAGCAAAAGGACAGTGATGGATGGGGTTAAATTTTGGTCTTCTGCTTTAAACTCACAAAATCTCACAGAAATACGTATTTACAGGCTGTGTGATAAAGTCTTACATTGACCTAAAACTTAAGTAGAATCCCTCTGTTTTCTCAGGCCAATGTAATATACATCATGATTTGTACATTTGCAATATTTCGATAACTTTGagatattgtgcagccctacccCCCAATCCAACTTGACTTAAAACATGTATCTGTAAAACCCTTCCCCCAAGCCCCACTTTAACCCCTGCAAACGGCCCGTATTGGATGGGTCTGGTGCCGGTGAATAGCAGCGGTGTGATCCGTGTGCTCAGTGTGATAATCCCTGGTTTGGAAGAGCGGATTAGCTGGATGGCATTCCGACCCGTTCCGCTACGGCTGGGTTAATTACCGGCATGAAGGACAATATGAGAACATACTGATCGGGAAGAAAGTGAGAGAGCGGTGAGGTTAAAAGGACTTAGCGGTGACTTAACACCTTGAATCTTTCAGACTTTAACGATACGTAGGTGTAAGACTGAGACGTCTCTGTATATTATACTTGTAATGGAGAAAGAAAGCCAGACAGACACAAATAGCGTAAAAGCTCTGTGCACGCGCTTGAACAGACAGGTTTTATTACTTGATAGTGTGAGAACAAGCCACTAAAATAGGATCATAATACTTGTCATGACAAGCAGCAGGTCTTAAAGGTTTTCAGTAACCAAACcctcaactgtgtgtgtgtgtgtgtgtgtgtgtgtgtgtgtgtgtgtgtgtgtgtgtgtgtgtgtgtgtgtgtgtgtgtgtgtgtgtgtgtgtgtgtgtgtgtgtgtgtgtgtgtgtgtgtgtcaactgcTGACAGTGTATTGCAGTTGGCAGTGTGTACATCTGTTCTGAAGCACACAGCGCTGACCGTCtctcagcgtgtgtgtgtgtgtgtgtgtgtgtgtgctgctgacTCAGTTAGGGTGTGTCTGAAAAATCTGACCCTGAACTTTGACATTACTGACCTCCCTGACAGTTTAAAACATTCGGCAGAGAGCAAAAGAAGGGGAGAACAGACAAAATATTGAGGAGAAAGAAGATAAACATCTGAAAGCAAATTCaactatatattaaacaaaatagggtgtttttatgtttttgaaagaagtctcttatgctcaccaaggctgcatttatttgattgcaaaaagcaaaacaaaaaaacaacaacattaaaactgtcattaaaacatatgtattctattttaatatattttaagtttaatttattcttgtgatggctgctgaaaattcagctttgccttaacTCTAgccttgagtgtcacatgatccttcagaaatcattctaatatgccaatttagtgctcaagaaaaatgtattatcattatcaatgttgaaaacaattgcgttgcttaatattttttgtagatattgtgatttttcagggttctttgatgaatagaatgttcaaaagaactacaattattttaaatagattttttgttattgttgtaagAAAGTAAAAGCCTTTACTGTTAATTTTGATCAgcttatatatgttatatattatataaaatatataatagatttttttttttaaatcatggacAAATACATAGTATGAAAACTCATGCCATATTGACAGcctaataaatactgttttgttctACACAAAGTGGATCATCTcgtgttgagatcacatgaccaaccTAATCAGTCAGCATAAACAATTTACTTACTCCAACTTTAAGTTTTTAAGTCCACACGCAAATATTTAAACCCAAGCTCCTCTTTGTCTTGTGATAAACAGATGGGTGACGTGGCCCCCAGGGGCTGCAGGTACAGACACTCCTCTCGGATGTGTGATGTTTACATGGATCCGTGCCTCTCTTACAACAGCATCACTCTCACGCTTGGCCCATCACAGCGCAAACTGTCACACGGGAACAAGTGGGCACAGCGGCGTTTGAAGTGACCGATCACTAGGATGAAAAACACAACAGAGTTTCTCTGTGATTGTTTGAGATATCAGCGGCTGGCCTTGGATCAGCTCAGAGAGATTAGAAGCGCATGGGAATCGTAGTGTGAGGGCCCACCAGACCCTCTCAGCTTGAAACTATACTAGAGATGCACTTAATATGCAATACTATTTGAgtcaaaagaaattaaaaataataactccAAATGATTTAGATGCCGATTGATGGACTGATTGTGCATTCTTAGGCGAACACCTTGGTGTCCAAAGACTAGACCGACCCTGAGGCAGATGTGTGTGAGAAGGAAGGGGAGGAGTTTATGACACCCAATTTGTGTTGTTGTCTTGGTCTTGCAAACACATTGTCATTAGGTTTCAAATAAACTGCTTCAAAGGAACATCAGAGGAAGTGAGTCTAGGCAATCCACCAAAAAGTCTAAAACTGAAACTGTTCACACTGCTTTCTGATTTGAATCACTTTGACTCGCTGCACATTCAGAATCTCATGCACCCTTGCTTGGTCTCATCAGCCGTGATTTGCTTATTGGCATATTGAATGCACATACAACAACCGCTGCTTTCCCACACACAGAAAAGTCAGCTGGCTTAGCAAGATGTACACCCTGTCTTTTGAACACTCCACTGATTAGAAGCTGTGCGAGACTGACTCTAATCTCCGCATTAACCGGTGCTAATGAGCGCAGTGATGTGTATGTTTACCCCCCGTCTGAAAAGACCGCCAGGCTATTCAGACAGGTCGGCTAATGCTTACCGCAGAGGCAcagtgggaaagagagagagatgaaggggGTCGGAGTGGACAACGGGGGGCCCGTCAGGAGCCTTTGTGTCTGTCCGTCATTTAACCATGGCTCCCgatggcaacaacaacaacaaatacatgtGCCAAAAGGGGGAAAGTGATAGAGCAAAGGGCATGCTGGGGGAAAAGAGGCCGCCTTGTGTTTTGACAGCGGTTCACATGAGGGCCGTGTGAGTAAATGTTATGGTAATAATGTGATTGGGTTTGAAGATTTTGGGTATATGGAAATGTGTTGGCGTGTAGCGTTGTAACACTCATATGGGGTTCGAACAATGGCGTCTTGTGGTCACTGTGGGAGCGACGGTATTAAGAAAAACATTgtgatttattcataaatgttgtGCAAGCAGTTTgagaccaattttttttttttgtcaaaattcacAATAAATCACTGACAACATGAAAGCAACAAGACAGAAAGAATAACATACAGAGAAGCCTGTGGATTTGTCATTTGGACATCTGGCAACAGCAGCAGGGAAGCTTAGATCAAGACGAAAATGAGAAAAGCAAATGAGACGACAATAAAAGAAGAGGCAGACAGAGAGGAGGCTGTAAAAACACGTAGAGCCGATTCAAAGAGCCAGTCAGTCTAAGCGGCTCCAAGGAAAAGGTTGTGATGGATCACATGAAGTCAAGAGGTTttcatcagaaaaataaaattacaaaatgtattttagatctGCCATTTACGTGTTAgcttaaaacatgtttaaaatatatttaatctttttttataataatctgTTTTAGAAACAATATTTATTGTGGAAAACACTTGAATTGAAATAATTtctcttcatttaaaaaatgtgtatatatatcatttccagataatatataaataatttgctTTGGTTTCAATGCTGTTATTCATTATttagtatataattatttaattctgaCAACACTTTGACTGtaagaggaagagaggaaaaggGGAAGATATTCTAGTTCTTtgtaaaaagtaaagtaaaataaatggacaaaacatttgttagaagtttgcaaaacaaacaaaaaaaacagatggaaataaatcagtgaaatgaatgaaaaggaAACCTGCCTTTTCATAAAGGACATAAAGAAAAACACAGTTGGACAATTTCCCACATTTCTACAATCCTTCACCCAACGTGACACCAAAATacagagaatgaaagaaagaaaaagaaaagagggatTTTACAGGGTGTTTTACGCAAATAAAAGCACCAGGTGAAGGGTGAACACCAGTCACCCACGCACAAGCATCAGGGTGTAGCTCTCGCTTTTGATTTGTACTGATGACGCTTGCCTGAGGATGTTTCAGTGTCACCAGaacttttgtttctgtttgtttgtgcacATCTAGTTCTTTTTTGAGAAGGTTTTAATCCTGAGGTGTGTCTGTGTTCTGTACAACACTATTGTAGGTCGTGTTCAGTAAATATTGACAGCCATTCAtggattttctttctctttcttcttccagTTTCCTATGGGATGATTACACCGTGGAGGTCCGCATTAATGACTACCTAGACATCATCTGCCCTCACTACACACGTGGTGAGATCCCATCCCAGGAGGCCGAGCGGTACGTGCTCTACATGGTGGAACTAGAGGACTACGAGAACTGCAAGCCGCAGTCCTTCGACCAGTTGCGCTGGGAATGCTCCAGACCTTTCGCTCCTCACGCTCCAGAGAAGTTCTCCGAGAAGTTCCAGCGCTTCACTCCCTTCACTCTCGGCAAAGAGTTCCGTCAGGGAGAGAGTTACTACTATATTTGTAAGCATCCACATCTGTAACTCAAAACTCAGTGTAGATCTTTGTAGCATTTTGGAACTGCTTACCACAATTAGTAATGATGTAAATGagtcaaataattttaatatatactttaaaaagcaAAGATTtggttaatttattcaaaatctgTTTAACAAAACCTCTTCGCTgcttttttttcaccaaattaaAGTGCATGTGATGCTGTCAACAAGTCAGaagaataaatacataacatgtaaaaacaaacaaaatagtgCTGGCCAACAATTATTTGTGATtaaatgcatccaaaataaaagtttttgttttgtatatactgtataaagacacacacatagagtatatattttgaaaatatttacatgtatattttatattcatatcatttatattatataaatatatttcatataaaaacaaatatataaatgcatgtgtgtgtatttatatatgcataaatatacacagtacacacatatattatgtacacaaaaacttttattttgtcattttaatcgttgcccagcacaaaaaaaataaaaaaaataaaataataaaaatgcaaaaaaatacataaaataatacattttatcataGAGAGGACCCCTGAAGACCTTCATCGTCATTAAgaattcaataaatataaattacctttaaaaatgggtttaaaaatatttttgaaaataattagtaATGTATTCAAAGTGTGAATTTTTCCAATTTTTCCAAACCATATGAAACAAACATGACtataaaatgtatgcatgtattagCATTTATAAGCACATTAAGTGTATATTTGTAGTAGGGCTTCAGATTCCAGTTCTAAatgtttactctttttttttttttttttttcacagccaaGCCTCTTCATCATCATGGACAGGAGTGTTTGAGACTGAAGGTGGATGTAGTTGGACCTCATGGTAAGTCAGATCAGTTTCTTTGTATTTCCAGCAAAACATTTCTGCAAGTCTTTACTGGATTATACAGACAATGAAGCCTTACTAAGTGTCCAACTATATCATTTCATTTTCTAGGTTCCAAGAACAAGAAGAAGACCATGGAAAAAGATGAGGAATCAGAAGGGAAGATCGCTGATGGTGGAGTCCATAACCCATCAAACAGGCTTCCAGCAGGTGAGCACTTCATATCGGTCACTCTTCTCCTCACTTCTGGCAGTGTGTCCATTTGCTTTGGAATTTTTAGACTTCGTAAGCCAAGAGTGACATTACGCAAGTTACATGGTCGTGAAATGTACTCATCATCCTTCTCTTCGTCTACTTTCAGATGACCCTATTGCCATGATCCCAGTTGTGCAGAGGAGCGTGGGCAGTTCGGGTGTTCGCGTTGCTCCCGTCTCAAGTTTCGTCACGTTGATCTCTATATTCCTCTTCCTGCTTCTCCACTGAGTCTAATATAAGAAGACTTTATGAACGCTGGTCCGTTAGGACCCAAAAGACTGTAATGCCGGTGCTGGTTATCGGCtttgaaaatagattttatacGAAGAGTTTTTATACAAACTGAAGTTTCGGTGCTGGCGTGCAAGTTGCTGAGTGacgtgtttgtatttgtgtttgtgagagtgatGTGACCAGAGAAAGGTGTTTTTGAAGAtccttctctccttttttttttttttttactgtatttaccaTTCATTCTGTGTTCATTCTTCCTGAAAGTTCATCACAAATTTATTTACCAATGTGATGCAGATTAAACCCTGAAGACCGGAGAGCTTGTCTTGTAACCATCAGCTGTATAACTGGAATTGCGATCACAAGGGTGAACAATAGGTTTGATGTTGTGTTTGATAGAGACCTTCGCTCTACTGTACCGATTTGAGCCAAAGATCACAGGATTTATATTAAAACTGACCCTGATCTTGCTTCTTATAAAGAGTTGATGTTTGTGCATATAACAGTGTTGTAAATCTAGAACAGTTATCAAGCGTTGGTGTTTCCTGTGTTTTGGATCTCGTGTTGCTGTAGTTTCAGTTGGTTTCTGTGATGTAATGTGAACACACCCTACAAAATATACTGGCACTAATGTATAGATGagatcagagttttttttttaacaacatttggTTTTGAACAGGAATGTTTGGTTGTGCTGtttgtgagcgagagagagagagaagccggACTTCTGACAGAAAGCACAACATGCACAAACAATTCCCACAGTTTAATAAATTCTCTCAAATAAgttaaaagaacaatttcttTTGTAAAAACTTGTGTTTTGTACTGTTATGGTTtataaacttgtaaatagttatgtaaaaatgtacatattgagagttatataaaataaagacatttgttaattataaaaatgtgtggaaagttgttttttatatatataaaataatgggAACAGAcatattttctgtgaaatttgTTGAGGCCTCAGAGTAAAGTTTAACACTGTCAAAACACTGTTAAAACTCTCACTGTCAAACTTTCTTCCTGTCTTCTTTCATTCCCTTTTCATCTCTTTTTCCTGGCCAGGACTTCACAGCTTTTAACCAAACATTCAAATGGGGTGAGACGAATGACAGAAGAGAGGGGGGATAGTAAAGTGCCACTTGGGTGCCAGGACGTAACTTGCACGTTTTCCTTGGCCTCAGCCTTTTCTTTCACATTTGAGAACATTAAACACAAGTCTTCTCTATTTAACCACGTCAATGGAAAATTCATCATTTTGTTTGAAAGTATGAAGTGGAATGTTTGCAGCAATAACCTCTAAAGATGTTCATGTGGACTCGCTATATGTTTGTCAGGTATGGCTATTTTTGGCACCTGgatttttagaaaacattaaaatttttattatttatacaaaactttatttttttatatttaaatgcatatgagAGAATTATTGGGGAAATTTGTCATCCTTAGAATAAAATAACTGACTTAAGATAATTCATGGCTAGTATTTTCTGTATCctcaacataatatttttatttttgcaaaatttgccaaaattacattttgtacatCTTATACTGTGAAAATTCTCTATAGTGATTTTTTCTCATTTGCTTTCCCATTTCAATTcaagcaggggaaaaaaaaaaaaaataacaatcacaaaattaccAATATtctacacaaaaaacaacaaattcaacaattaaaaaaaaataaaaaagtcattattagCCTGGTAATGATTAATAGGCTAGTCTTATTATAACAAATGCTACAGTTAAGAACTATGGTACAAGGCCTTCAAAAATTCCAAAAGATTGCATAGATTAAATCATTAAGAGCCTGATGAACTGTTAATatcaatataagaaaatgttaagtTAGATTGATTTCCCATGGCATCTTGAATTAGAACAATTATGTCATACTATAGCCTATAAATGACTTAATAATATAAAACCCTTACATACTTGAAGTGTTACATACATACAGTTCACACTTGAATGAACCCCCCACCCCAATGTTGAAACCAAAACTACGCCCTTGAACTCAAGCATCTTATTCAGTACATTGTCATGTGACCAAAACACAACTTCACTTGTAATATAAATCATGACATTTAAATCTCAATGACACAAATCATGACATTTGTTCAGATCACTTTGTTTAGGTATAGGCAAATCATATTAAAGTGATAATTCTATAATTTCTATAACAATAAATTCTAAAATGGTCaaagagtgcaaaaaaaataattaagaatttatCATACAGCAGTATAGTTACATGAGAGAGAAAATTGTTAAAATCTTTTGGGCTTAATAACAACCACAGGGGCACTAAATGAGCGACAACTTGCAAATATTCAGTGTggttaaaacactttttgttatgCATATTGTTCATAACAAAAATCATGAGTCCTTAAACTGTTTTGGGCAGCTCTTCACCTAAAGCTTGTACTTTTGAAAAATTACATCTCACTATACAAACTATACTGCAAAATCTCATTATATTCAAAGGAATATCTCTGGCAATCGTCATAAAATCACACCTCTTATTTCACTACACATCCGGACTACAAAATGACGTCAGTGCGCAGCGTTCGGCGATAACCAATCAGAGTGAAGGAATCCATCCACACTGATTACAAACACGGAAATTAAGAAGGTGGACGTCAGCGTTGCACGACTGCAGGATTCATAGgttttatgaatataatttgCTTCGCTTGATTGCACGGGTGTCTGAATAGAAGCACATCTCATTTTTCGCTTTTTCAGTCTATGGATTTTCTGCAGCTGCTATCATGTGCGTGCATCATTTTCACCGTCGGGATGTTCACGACGGGATTGTAAGTTACTTACGTGTGTTCTACATGATATTTATAACCAATCATATCACTTAATGTAACTTAGCTAAGCCAAACTGTACACACttatgtgttttaataattttcccATCTGGTGACATCTCACTTCACTCAAACTTACAAACAGCCTCCTCACAGCAATTTACCATAGTAACAAAAGTTTCCGCCAACATACTATACTTATTTTTACTACTGATAAAAGCCAGCACTGACACCAAGAACATCGCACATTATTAGGATTTTACAGTTCCACCAATAACTGTAGTAATTATGGTATTTTGCCTGAAACCATTTTAACAGCTGTATGTAAGTTGAGCATGTAAACATTTGGAGGTTGTGCAGGGCACCTGAAGCAAAGGAAATTCACCATATGTGTTAACTTACAGtggaaatgataaaatatatggTGTGCATATGCATAACGTCCTGTATCTATGCTCATCAAGTTCCTCTCATTACATTCCTCTCTGCATTTGCAGGACAGACTTGAAGAAAATGAAGGCCACACAGAGTGCAGATAACGTACAGTTTCTGCCCTTCCTCACCACATGCTTGAAGTATGTATTTGATATTTGACACTTGTAGCCTTTCATTCAGTAATGTTGTATATATGAATGCAACTTCATGCATGCGTTGTGCATGGATTTCagttaggctgatgatacacggggcaacctTTTGGGCAATGTTGCCATcaacgggcaaccaggtgagacacagggctcATGGCCGATCTAAAATATCCAGATAGAgttttgttacccattctcaatgggaaagtgcccaagcaacgcTGTTCAAAAAAAGCTgtcctgtgtatcatcagccttagactgaatgataaatgtttctgtgtgtgtgttttagtaatCTAGGTTGGCTCTACTATGGATTACTAAAGGGAGATGGAACATTGATATCTGTAAACATCATTGGGGCCTTTTTACAGACCTTATACATCATCACCTACTGTCACTATACCAAAGACAAGGTTTGTCATTTAGCACtgtctttttattaattcttattaattatacagtggggtccaaagtcTGAGACCATTgctttctgttttgcatttttttatattttaatataaaatattaatgtaatattttaattacaaagtATGTGATCAGCATTACAGTTTGATTGAAAAGTCAAAGTGAAAAATgaatacaccatttttttttttatttcatattacattATCGGGATAACAGTTTGAATGAATtagttaaatttattaatatcaaGTTATATTAATAGGATGATAATTTgtgtgacatttattttacaagTGAATACTATATTTTTACAGGTTACATTATAAGCACATATAAGTTAATACaggcattttaattatttgttatatcaTCAAAATACTAGTTTGagtgaaaagtttaatttaaaaaggttCAAATTTGATTGAAAAATGAGTGAAAACTTGAGTTGAGTGAAAAATTCAATTGAAAAACTTTAAAGTTTAGATCCATGTTTAAGTCAAATTTGatccgagtttttttttttttttttttttttaaatgcgtgCTCAGACATTTAAACCCCACTGTatacaacaaataaacatttcgGAAATAATACGTTTTATGAGTGGTCAGAAAATAGtctaaatgtgcaaaataaatgttaaaatgactttgctgaatctgtgtgtgtttcagaagcGAGTGTTCTCGCTGACACTGGCGAtggtgagtgtgttgtgtgtaggCTGGGTGTATTTTACTGTGGTTATTCCTCCTGGAGAAGCTCaactctctcagctgggcctggcCTGCAGTGTGTTCACCATCAGTATGTACCTCTCTCCACTCGCTGATCTCGTGAGTACACACCTATACATTTAACCAGCATTAATTCTGTTTAAATACACAGTCAGCAATTACCTGCACATATTTACTGAGAATTACATTACAGTAAAGCACATGAAGCACATGTATTGGCATTGTAGCATATTACCAGCACAGTCAATGACATTTCTAGAATAGATTTATGTAACTTTTTACTTGTCTCACTTGCACTGTGTTAGAAGAGCTCCTCTTATCGTttcctttgtaaaaaaaataataataataatgatgtggaGTCTTGTATTGACATTCCAGCCTTCCATCATTTGTTTATCACTCCATTCATCCTTCTTTTCTGTGCCCTCTCATAGTCTCCATCTTCCTGTTTtggatctctctctcttctatatTTATCAGTCCAGCTCTGTCGATCTGTCCTGTGCCCGGTGGTGTATTTCCTGTCATTCTCGTACCTCCTTTTGTTGCTTCCTGTTTTCCCCCTCCGTCACTGTCTGCAAGTGTCAATATCTGCTTGTTATGGGAGAGACTATGCGTGAGTGTAAATAACATGTTGTGCTTGGAGCTGTGATGCAGCGTCTGTGCTTCAGATTTGCTGATCTTTGGTGCTTAAGTAGAAGACACAGGTTTGAGTCTTGATGCTGTGTCATATTTCAGTCTGATTCCCAACATTGTTATGTCTcctctgtactttttttttttttttttttaaaaagggtagCAAAAGCATTCTCCtctcaaaaaacatttgtgttcttcATTTCCCCCAGCTGGATATTGTGCGAACTAAGTCTGTGGAGCGCTTGTCTTTTTCCTTGACCGTCGCTACATTTTTCACATCAACATCATGGACGCTGTATGGCCTTCAACTGCATGACTATTATATCATGGTAAGATGATGAAGAGACTGATCTGAGATGGTGGTTTGAGGCGAACCTGAGCGTCATGttttttgttatcattattattattttgtctttcagGTGCCCAACACCCCTGGCATCTTTACTAGCATCATTCGCTTCTTCCTCTTCTGGTGGTTCGGAGCTGTGATTCCAAACAAGTCCTCCTATAAATTGATCCAAATCTGAGAGAGGATTTTGATTGAATGTGATTGAATTGAATGAATTGCCTTCTCTACTTTCCTTTACCCAAGCCAGACATTCTGGTTTCCTTCACATCTGACTTTCATGATGCCATCTGAACTCAGAGCTCTAGTGAaactgccactttaaattctgtGAAGACAGACagttttcacttttttctttgtctttttaggCAAAGgcataatttacccaaaaatgaaaatcctgtcataatttactcatcatcatgttATTCTGTGTTAGTGACTTCCTTTTGAGGAACATGAAGTCAGTGGTAAATCAATGGTAAACAAAACTGTTCAgctgccaacattcttcaaaatgtcatcgcttgctcaaaaaaaaaaaaaaaaaaaatacaaattgtgaATTTACTCACTTatattattccaaacctgtatgacatattttctgctttttctgCATGAAATGTCGAAGAATTGGAACAGTAGCTTTCAGTGTCAACATTATACTATAGTTGTCATCATATCAAGTTTTCTGAAGCTGTAAGTTAagatttaataaactaaaaatctTGATCTTAGCTCTTCTTGGCACCTGTTTCATGAACAAATTATTCTTggtctttttaatgaatttgttcattcatcTGAATAACTCCAGCTCAAGTATGACTGATCCAGTTCTTGAGCTCACTGGAGGGAATATTATCAGATTATCATTTAAACTTA
This genomic stretch from Cyprinus carpio isolate SPL01 chromosome B16, ASM1834038v1, whole genome shotgun sequence harbors:
- the efna1b gene encoding ephrin-A1b; this encodes MDFLWLVCAAVSVSAWYASAERHSVYWNSTNANFLWDDYTVEVRINDYLDIICPHYTRGEIPSQEAERYVLYMVELEDYENCKPQSFDQLRWECSRPFAPHAPEKFSEKFQRFTPFTLGKEFRQGESYYYISKPLHHHGQECLRLKVDVVGPHGSKNKKKTMEKDEESEGKIADGGVHNPSNRLPADDPIAMIPVVQRSVGSSGVRVAPVSSFVTLISIFLFLLLH
- the slc50a1 gene encoding sugar transporter SWEET1 translates to MDFLQLLSCACIIFTVGMFTTGLTDLKKMKATQSADNVQFLPFLTTCLNNLGWLYYGLLKGDGTLISVNIIGAFLQTLYIITYCHYTKDKKRVFSLTLAMVSVLCVGWVYFTVVIPPGEAQLSQLGLACSVFTISMYLSPLADLLDIVRTKSVERLSFSLTVATFFTSTSWTLYGLQLHDYYIMVPNTPGIFTSIIRFFLFWWFGAVIPNKSSYKLIQI